A single window of Prionailurus viverrinus isolate Anna chromosome F1, UM_Priviv_1.0, whole genome shotgun sequence DNA harbors:
- the LOC125155636 gene encoding olfactory receptor 6K3-like — protein sequence MESENLSAVTEFIFTGFPQLQDGGLLYFFPLLFVYTFIVVGNLMVFFAVRLDTRLHNPMYNFISIFSFLEIWYTTATIPKMLSNLISSQKTISLTGCLLQMYFFHSLGNTEGALLTIMAIDRYVAICNPLHYLTIMTPRLCAQLSAGSCVFGFLILLPEVVWISTLPFCGPNQIHQIFCDFGPLLNLACTDASVILVQDVIHASAILMTSLIISLSYIRIVVVILGIPSAEGRKKAFSTCVAHIAVFLMFFGSVALMYLRFSATYTPFWDTAIAVTFSVLSPLFNPMIYSLRNNDMKDAIKKLLCPQKVFRVRGR from the coding sequence ATGGAGAGTGAAAATCTATCAGCCGTGACTGAATTCATCTTCACTGGCTTCCCGCAGCTCCAAGATGGCGGCCTCCTGTacttcttccccctccttttcGTCTACACCTTTATTGTCGTTGGGAACCTGATGGTCTTCTTTGCTGTCCGGCTGGACACCCGTCTCCACAACCCCATGTACAATTTCATCAGTATCTTCTCATTTCTGGAGATCTGGTACACCACGGCCACCATCCCCAAGATGCTCTCCAATCTGATCAGCAGCCAAAAGACCATCTCCTTGACTGGCTGCCTCTTGCAAATGTACTTCTTCCATTCACTCGGAAACACTGAAGGAGCCTTGCTGACCATCATGGCCATCGACAGGTACGTTGCCATCTGCAACCCTCTTCACTACCTGACCATCATGACCCCCCGACTATGCGCTCAGCTTTCTGCAGGCTCTTGtgtctttggtttcctcatccttCTACCTGAGGTTGTATGGATTTCTACCCTACCTTTCTGTGGCCCCAACCAAATCCATCAGATCTTCTGTGATTTCGGTCCATTATTAAATTTAGCCTGTACGGATGCCTCTGTGATCCTAGTGCAAGACGTGATTCATGCTTCGGCCATTCTGATGACGAGTCTGATTATTTCCCTTTCGTACATCAGAATTGTGGTTGTTATCCTGGGCATCCCTTCAGCGGAGGGTCGTAAAAAGGCCTTCTCCACCTGCGTCGCCCACATTGCCGTCTTCCTGATGTTTTTTGGCAGTGTGGCCCTCATGTATCTCAGATTCTCTGCCACATATACGCCGTTCTGGGACACAGCCATTGCTGTAacattctctgtcctttctcccctTTTCAATCCCATGATATACAGCCTGAGAAATAATGATATGAAAGATGCTATTAAGAAGCTCCTTTGCCCTCAAAAGGTGTTTCGTGTACGTGGTAGGTAA
- the LOC125155084 gene encoding olfactory receptor 6K3-like, whose amino-acid sequence MGRGNLSAVTEFIFTGFPQLQDGGLLYFFPLLFVYTFIVVGNLMVFFAVRLDTHPHNPMYNFISIVAFLGIRYMTATIPKMLSNLICEKKTISITGCLLQMYFFHSLGNPEGMLLTTMAIDRSVAICDPLRYQMILTPRLCAQLSAGSCILGLLILLPEIVMISTPLLCGPDQICQIFCDLVLMLSLVCTDTSTILVEDVIHAVAIIVTVLIIALFSIRMVTVVLRIPSAEGRQKAFSTCAGHLAVSLIFFGHVSLMYSRFNATYPPVLDTTIALMFTILAPFFNPVIYSLRNKDMKNEIRTLFHLRKTFNTFGG is encoded by the coding sequence ATGGGGAGGGGAAACCTGTCAGCCGTGACTGAATTCATCTTCACTGGCTTCCCGCAGCTCCAAGATGGCGGCCTCCTGTACTTCTTCCCCCTACTTTTCGTCTACACCTTTATTGTCGTCGGGAACCTGATGGTCTTCTTTGCCGTCCGGCTGGACACCCATCCTCACAACCCCATGTACAATTTCATCAGCATCGTCGCCTTCCTGGGGATCCGGTACATGACAGCCACCATCCCCAAGATGCTCTCCAACCTCATCTGCGAGAAGAAGACCATCTCCATTACTGGCTGCCTCCTGCAGATGTACTTCTTCCATTCACTGGGAAATCCCGAGGGGATGCTGTTGACCACCATGGCCATTGACAGGTCCGTGGCCATCTGCGACCCTCTCCGCTACCAGATGATCCTGACCCCCCGGCTGTGTGCTCAGCTCTCTGCAGGCTCCTGCATCTTGGGTCTCCTCATCCTGCTTCCTGAGATTGTGATGATTTCCACACCACTTCTCTGTGGGCCCGACCAAATCTGTCAAATCTTCTGTGACTTGGTCCTCATGCTGAGCCTGGTCTGTACAGACACGTCCACGATTCTGGTTGAAGATGTGATCCATGCTGTGGCCATAATCGTTACCGTCCTAATCATTGCCCTGTTCTCTATCAGGATGGTCACTGTGGTTCTGAGGATCCCCTCTGCTGAGGGTCGGCAAAAGGCCTTTTCTACCTGTGCAGGCCATCTCGCTGTGTCCCTGATTTTCTTCGGCCACGTGTCCCTCATGTACTCACGATTCAATGCCACCTATCCCCCAGTCCTGGACACCACAATTGCACTGATGTTTACTATCCTTGCCCCCTTCTTCAATCCCGTCATCTATAGTCTGAGAAACAAGGACATGAAGAACGAGATTAGAACACTGTTCCACCTTCGGAAAACGTTCAACACGTTTGGAGGTTAA
- the LOC125155635 gene encoding olfactory receptor 6K3-like has product MVRNNRTSTVTEFLFSGFPQFEDGSLLFFIPLFIIYIFIVIGNLIVFFAVRMDTRLHNPMYNFISIFSFLEIWYTTATIPKMLSNLICEKKTISITGCLLQMYFFHSLGNSEGILLTTMAIDRYIAICNPLRYPTIMTPQLCAQLSAGSCIFGFLVLLPEIVWISTLPFCGPNQIHQIFCDFEPVLRLACTDTSMILLEDVIHAAAIIFSVLVIAVSYVRIITVTLRIPSAEGRRKAFSTCASHLGVFLMFYGSVSLMYLRFSATFPPTLDTVIALMFAVLAPFFNPIIYSLRNKDMKIAIKKLLCLQKVFNAPAR; this is encoded by the coding sequence ATGGTAAGAAATAACCGAACTTCGACAGTGACAGAGTTTCTCTTCTCTGGATTCCCCCAGTTTGAAGATGGCAGCCTCctcttcttcattcctttgttcatCATCTACATCTTCATTGTGATTGGaaatctcattgtattttttgcAGTCAGGATGGACACCCGTCTCCACAACCCCATGTACAATTTCATCAGCATCTTCTCCTTCCTGGAGATCTGGTACACGACAGCCACCATCCCCAAGATGCTCTCCAACCTCATCTGCGAGAAGAAGACCATCTCCATTACTGGCTGCCTCCTGCAGATGTACTTCTTCCATTCACTGGGAAATTCCGAGGGGATTTTGTTGACCACCATGGCCATTGACAGGTACATTGCCATCTGCAACCCTCTCCGCTACCCGACCATTATGACCCCCCAGCTGTGTGCTCAGCTCTCTGCAGGCTCCTGCATCTTTGGCTTTCTTGTGTTGCTCCCAGAGATTGTTTGGATTTCCACCCTGCCTTTCTGCGGGCCCAACCAAATCCATCAGATATTTTGTGACTTTGAACCTGTACTGCGCTTGGCTTGTACAGACACGTCCATGATCCTGCTTGAGGATGTGATCCATGCTGCGGCCATCATCTTCTCTGTCCTGGTTATTGCTGTCTCTTATGTCAGAATCATCACTGTGACCCTGAGGATCCCGTCTGCCGAAGGCCGCCGGAAGGCCTTCTCGACCTGTGCGTCTCATCTTGGTGTCTTTCTGATGTTCTATGGCAGCGTGTCCCTCATGTACCTGCGCTTCTCTGCCACTTTCCCACCAACTTTGGACACAGTCATTGCACTGATGTTTGCCGTTCTTGCTCCCTTTTTCAACCCTATCATCTATAGTTTGAGAAACAAGGACATGAAGATTGCGATTAAGAAGCTTCTCTGCCTTCAGAAGGTGTTTAATGCACCTGCAAGATGA